Proteins encoded in a region of the Flammeovirga yaeyamensis genome:
- a CDS encoding methyltransferase RsmF C-terminal domain-like protein has protein sequence MANRSENLPKKFTDRLSGQLSAEDFESFKEAIDGDVPVSYRVNPFKPAEIEFSDTTPVPWCDEARYIAKRPSFAEDPLIFAGAYYVQEASSMFLWKALTQHAPLDKDIKVLDLCAAPGGKSTLINSLLTEKSMLVSNEIVGKRSLPLIDNLVRWGNPNTIVTGNYAENFAQLREYFDVIVTDAPCSGEGMFRKDPKAADLWSPSLVESCANVQIDIVNHIPRALKMGGLYIYSTCTFAPEENEQRLEQILDTGEFEPLEVDFDPAWGITKIEVEKNGEKATGYRFIFHKTKGEGLFLAAFRKKGEEARTQKFSISPKKIKSIFMVRKRESEDLRKWLKNGKDYEFYQDDREEVFAIPSHMVQDFKILTVSQKVRHQGIKMGRFNKKNNELIPDHELAVSNIVAENIPRQEVEYRDAINFLKKQEMSIRSIDGVKKGWAIITYKGLALGWVKALPNRLNNYYPSELRLRKDV, from the coding sequence ATGGCAAATAGATCTGAAAATCTCCCTAAAAAATTTACAGATAGACTTAGTGGTCAACTTTCTGCAGAAGATTTCGAATCTTTTAAAGAAGCAATTGATGGAGATGTTCCCGTTTCCTACAGAGTCAATCCATTTAAGCCTGCTGAAATCGAATTTTCAGACACAACACCTGTGCCTTGGTGCGATGAGGCAAGATATATTGCCAAGCGTCCTTCTTTCGCTGAAGATCCTTTGATTTTTGCAGGTGCTTACTATGTACAAGAGGCTTCTTCTATGTTTTTATGGAAAGCCCTTACACAACATGCACCACTTGATAAAGACATTAAAGTGTTGGATTTATGTGCGGCACCTGGAGGAAAAAGTACGCTAATCAACTCTTTATTGACGGAAAAAAGTATGCTGGTTTCTAACGAAATCGTTGGAAAGAGGTCATTACCTTTAATTGATAACCTTGTCCGTTGGGGGAACCCGAACACTATCGTTACAGGAAACTACGCCGAAAATTTCGCTCAATTAAGAGAATATTTTGATGTGATTGTGACTGATGCTCCTTGTTCTGGTGAGGGGATGTTCAGAAAAGATCCAAAAGCAGCTGATCTTTGGTCGCCTTCATTGGTAGAATCGTGTGCAAACGTACAAATTGATATCGTCAACCACATTCCAAGAGCATTGAAAATGGGTGGACTATACATATATAGTACATGTACCTTTGCTCCAGAAGAAAACGAGCAACGCCTAGAGCAAATTCTCGACACAGGAGAATTCGAACCTCTAGAAGTTGATTTCGACCCAGCTTGGGGTATCACAAAAATAGAAGTAGAGAAAAACGGAGAGAAAGCCACTGGCTACCGTTTCATTTTCCATAAAACAAAAGGTGAAGGTTTATTCTTAGCGGCCTTCAGAAAGAAAGGTGAAGAAGCGAGAACGCAAAAGTTCAGCATCTCTCCAAAGAAAATAAAATCCATCTTCATGGTCAGAAAGAGAGAATCTGAAGACCTTAGAAAATGGCTTAAAAACGGAAAAGATTACGAGTTTTATCAAGATGATAGAGAAGAAGTGTTTGCTATCCCTTCTCATATGGTCCAAGATTTCAAGATCTTAACTGTAAGTCAGAAAGTAAGACACCAAGGGATCAAAATGGGACGTTTCAATAAGAAAAACAACGAATTGATTCCTGACCATGAGCTTGCCGTATCCAATATTGTCGCCGAAAATATCCCTCGCCAAGAAGTAGAATACAGAGATGCTATCAATTTCTTAAAGAAACAAGAGATGTCTATCCGTTCTATCGACGGTGTGAAGAAAGGTTGGGCGATCATCACTTATAAAGGATTAGCATTAGGATGGGTGAAGGCGTTGCCGAACCGATTGAACAACTATTATCCGTCGGAATTGAGACTTAGAAAAGACGTGTAG
- the rpsO gene encoding 30S ribosomal protein S15: MDYLSPEYKKEIFAKFGKDGNDTGSPEAQIALFTKRISHLTEHLKENKKDHSTRRGLMKLVGKRRSMLDYVAKKDINRYRAIIKELGIRK, from the coding sequence ATGGATTACTTAAGCCCTGAGTACAAGAAAGAAATCTTTGCTAAGTTCGGTAAAGACGGAAATGACACTGGTTCGCCAGAAGCTCAAATTGCTTTGTTTACTAAGCGTATCTCGCACTTAACTGAGCACTTAAAAGAAAACAAAAAGGATCACTCAACTCGTCGTGGTTTGATGAAACTTGTAGGTAAGCGTCGTTCTATGTTGGACTATGTTGCTAAAAAAGACATCAACCGTTACAGAGCGATCATCAAAGAGCTTGGTATCAGAAAGTAA
- the pnp gene encoding polyribonucleotide nucleotidyltransferase, which produces MFENVIKKTVALPDGREISLETGRMARQADGSIVLRMGNTMLLATVVSNPDKREGADFLPLSVDYQEKFASAGKIPGGFLKREGRLSDREILISRLVDRAIRPLFPSDYYHDTQIMISMISADQEALPDALVAFAASAALSITDIPFDGPISEVRVIKDTNGEYIVNPTPAQMEGCTLDLMIGATAENITMVEGEMQEVGEDEMIEAIKVGHEVIKTQCALQVELRAAAGVEGFREFEGDVEDEELKEEVFTALYDKLYAVAAQGIKGKSERKAAFTEVKKAYLEALPEGEETEEKLPLIKRYIAKCEKKASRDLVLNTKNRLDGRDLEEVRPIVPEVDVLPSAHGSALFTRGETQSLTTVTLGTKMDEQMLDSAMTSGTSKFILHYNFPGFSTGEVRPNRGPGRREVGHGNLGHRALERVLPPEDENPYTIRIVSDILESNGSSSMATVCAGSLALMDAGVNITGTVSGIAMGMISENDPETGKLKYAILSDILGDEDHLGDMDFKVTGTEKGITACQMDIKVDGLPYEVLKQALEQANRGRAHIRGVMDEVIKESRADLKPHAPRSAVMMIPQDLIGAVIGPGGKVIQEIQKDTGATIVIEEVENQGKVSFFATDKEAMDGAIGRVKAIVAQPEVGETYTGKVKSLQPFGAFIEFMPGKEGLLHISEIAWERTDSVEGILNVGETIDVKLLEVDPKTGKFKLSRKALLPMPEGYTPPPPRERRSFDRGGDRGGRRDDRRGGDRGGRRDDRGGYNRR; this is translated from the coding sequence ATGTTTGAAAACGTGATTAAAAAAACAGTTGCCCTACCTGACGGTCGTGAGATCAGTTTAGAGACCGGCAGAATGGCAAGACAAGCAGATGGTTCTATTGTCTTGAGAATGGGAAACACAATGTTATTGGCAACTGTAGTTTCTAACCCAGACAAACGAGAAGGAGCAGACTTTTTGCCACTTTCAGTTGATTACCAAGAAAAATTTGCCTCTGCAGGTAAAATCCCAGGTGGTTTCTTGAAAAGAGAAGGTCGTTTAAGCGATAGAGAAATTTTGATCTCTCGTTTAGTTGACCGTGCAATTCGTCCATTATTCCCATCAGACTATTATCATGATACTCAAATCATGATTTCTATGATCTCTGCAGATCAAGAAGCTTTACCAGATGCATTAGTAGCATTTGCAGCATCTGCAGCATTATCGATCACAGATATTCCTTTTGATGGTCCTATCTCTGAGGTAAGAGTAATCAAAGACACCAACGGTGAATACATCGTAAACCCTACACCAGCACAAATGGAAGGATGTACACTAGATCTAATGATCGGTGCTACAGCTGAAAACATCACAATGGTGGAAGGTGAAATGCAAGAAGTGGGTGAAGACGAAATGATCGAAGCAATTAAAGTAGGTCATGAAGTCATCAAAACTCAATGTGCACTTCAAGTAGAATTAAGAGCAGCAGCAGGCGTTGAAGGATTCAGAGAATTCGAAGGCGACGTGGAAGACGAAGAATTGAAAGAAGAAGTTTTCACTGCTTTATATGATAAATTGTATGCAGTAGCAGCTCAAGGTATCAAAGGTAAATCTGAGCGTAAAGCCGCTTTCACTGAAGTGAAAAAAGCTTATTTAGAAGCTTTACCTGAAGGTGAAGAAACTGAAGAGAAGCTACCGCTAATCAAAAGATACATTGCTAAATGTGAGAAGAAAGCGTCTCGTGATTTAGTATTGAATACGAAAAACCGTTTAGACGGTCGTGATTTAGAAGAAGTAAGACCAATCGTTCCAGAAGTAGACGTTCTACCTTCGGCACACGGTTCTGCTTTATTTACTCGTGGTGAAACTCAATCATTAACAACAGTAACGCTTGGTACTAAAATGGACGAGCAAATGTTGGATAGTGCGATGACTTCAGGTACTAGTAAATTTATTCTTCACTACAACTTCCCTGGTTTCTCAACTGGTGAGGTAAGACCAAACAGAGGTCCTGGACGTAGAGAAGTAGGTCACGGTAACTTAGGTCACAGAGCCTTGGAAAGAGTTCTTCCTCCAGAAGACGAAAATCCATATACTATTCGTATCGTTTCTGATATTCTTGAATCAAACGGTTCGTCTTCAATGGCAACAGTTTGTGCTGGTTCATTAGCATTAATGGATGCAGGTGTGAATATCACAGGTACAGTTTCTGGTATCGCAATGGGTATGATTTCTGAAAATGATCCTGAAACAGGTAAGTTGAAGTATGCTATTCTTTCTGATATCTTAGGAGACGAAGATCACTTAGGTGATATGGACTTTAAAGTAACAGGTACTGAAAAAGGTATTACGGCTTGTCAAATGGATATTAAAGTTGACGGTCTTCCTTACGAAGTATTAAAACAAGCTTTAGAGCAAGCAAATAGAGGTAGAGCACACATTCGTGGCGTAATGGATGAGGTAATCAAAGAATCTAGAGCAGATCTTAAACCTCACGCTCCTCGTAGTGCTGTAATGATGATCCCTCAAGACTTAATCGGTGCTGTAATTGGACCAGGTGGTAAAGTGATCCAAGAGATCCAAAAAGACACTGGTGCTACTATCGTTATCGAAGAAGTGGAGAACCAAGGTAAAGTATCTTTCTTTGCTACTGATAAAGAAGCAATGGATGGTGCAATTGGTAGAGTAAAAGCTATCGTTGCTCAGCCAGAAGTTGGAGAGACTTACACTGGTAAAGTGAAATCTTTACAACCTTTCGGTGCGTTTATCGAGTTTATGCCAGGTAAAGAAGGTTTATTACATATCTCTGAAATTGCTTGGGAAAGAACAGATAGCGTTGAAGGTATCTTGAACGTAGGTGAGACAATTGATGTTAAACTATTAGAGGTCGATCCTAAGACAGGTAAATTCAAATTATCTCGTAAGGCACTTCTTCCAATGCCAGAAGGTTATACTCCTCCTCCTCCACGTGAGAGAAGAAGTTTTGATCGCGGTGGCGACCGAGGTGGTAGAAGAGATGATCGTCGTGGTGGTGACCGTGGCGGTAGAAGAGATGACCGTGGAGGTTACAATAGAAGATAA
- a CDS encoding sigma-70 family RNA polymerase sigma factor: protein MRQLKISKQITNRESQSLDKYLQEIGKVDLLTPDEEVTLAKQIREGDQIALEKLTKANLRFVVSVAKQYQNQGLSLGDLINEGNLGLIKAAQRFDETRGFKFISYAVWWIRQSILQALAEQSRIVRLPLNRVGSLNKISKTFSELEQRYEREPSPDELAEVLDVTTNEVVDTMKISGRHVSMDAPFVQGEENNLYDVLENDMEEKPDTELMNDSLRKEVQRALSTLTKREADVITLYFGLNGEHSMTLEEIGEKFNLTRERVRQIKEKAIRRLRHTSRSKALKPYLG, encoded by the coding sequence ATGAGACAACTCAAGATCAGTAAACAGATCACGAACAGGGAGTCACAATCGCTGGACAAGTACTTACAAGAAATTGGTAAGGTTGACCTGCTAACACCTGATGAAGAAGTAACTCTTGCAAAACAAATTCGTGAGGGAGACCAAATTGCATTGGAAAAATTGACAAAAGCGAACTTACGTTTCGTAGTGTCAGTAGCCAAGCAATATCAAAATCAGGGACTTTCTTTAGGTGACTTGATTAACGAGGGTAACTTGGGTTTAATTAAAGCTGCCCAACGTTTCGACGAAACGCGTGGTTTTAAGTTTATCTCCTATGCTGTTTGGTGGATTAGACAATCTATTCTTCAAGCATTAGCAGAGCAGTCACGTATCGTACGTTTACCTCTTAACAGAGTAGGTTCTTTGAACAAGATTTCAAAAACTTTCTCTGAATTGGAACAACGTTATGAACGTGAGCCTTCTCCGGACGAATTAGCAGAAGTTTTAGATGTAACTACAAACGAAGTTGTAGATACAATGAAAATTTCTGGTCGTCACGTATCTATGGATGCTCCTTTCGTACAAGGCGAGGAAAACAACCTTTACGACGTACTTGAGAACGATATGGAGGAGAAGCCAGATACAGAGTTGATGAATGACTCTTTACGTAAAGAAGTACAACGTGCCCTTTCTACGCTAACAAAACGTGAGGCAGATGTAATTACTCTATACTTCGGATTAAACGGAGAGCATTCTATGACTTTAGAAGAAATTGGAGAGAAATTCAATTTAACACGTGAGCGTGTACGTCAGATCAAAGAAAAAGCGATTAGACGTCTTCGTCATACTTCAAGAAGTAAAGCATTGAAACCTTACTTAGGATAA
- a CDS encoding Ig-like domain-containing protein, with product MKKLRLFVMAAICCVAFSAHAQYDWDGVPIPAELPEGMVWELDPVSDGFNYQSNSSNRGEEFDSRWNELYINGFSGPSATSYHKDHFWTSDGNLVIHAAKDNQNIIYTGCISSKAAFSYPMFMEARVKQPSCMLAANIWMISQDETEELDMLESYPNVQEDGGWLDQRIHLSHHTFIRDPFQDYQPRDEHGVKGTWYWEEDRTTWHDDWLRIGVYWVNPHHVEYYINGRWVRTVKSHEHSYLDEKGELQTVYTEFDALDKFGYTEGTGLSKPQHIIINMEQQDWLTELNIWPTNEDLDDANGRNFYLIDWVRLYNVIPETGVVPVEEVSISEQEIILQPGETFDLDHVILPANATKKAVSWTTSNPMIATVNGEGVVRAISKGIVTADVTTQDGGFFARCKVEVVGDAVPNPVQSIDIAETSVTLNVGQDITIDPIFTPADATDQRVLWESENPSVAFVGANGLIAPLKAGTTTVTVISQDGGHSDHIEVTVLEAEIDTVYVTGVSVTPTVGTVTEGDVLSLSAVVAPANATFKSVSWSSSDEGIATVSPNGTVTGVTQGTVSITATTSDGGFTSSATITVEEKVCVPETPTVIITSSETSAKVGECIQLTTQTVGETCDGTTLDQSVNYVSSNTSVATVDTNGSVCFVAEGTATISITSVEGGDAVTVQVTGTSDTVVTPPNHSVIEAEDFVATGGAYGGFEIYSVNGVTATNYNQTGDWAEYVVQFDGEYELEFFVGTAVSGAAIKVYVDDVEVGTYNVPNNGNWDGFESVKATDNITLTGNNKIKLEGAGSNGWEWNMDYFTLTPTTSGGAPDPIYVTGVSLDQTAISLIAGSSATLSETVAPANADDTSVIWYSDNDAIATVSNGVVTAVSAGTTTITVETNDGNYTAVAQVTVAPVTVEDHEIIVEAELFDATGGTTNDAAWGGPGNGVNATANNINWVNSGDWTTYTVNVPADGIYSIEYFISTPSDNAQITLEIDGLTTVTDVPNNGQWDAYTSLDGGAIALTAGTHTLTITASGSHAWQWNLDKVVFTTSSSARFAEVVVPEQPEVTLYPVPASDVLNIVGLPQGDYTVAIFNVSGVPVSTQNVSASSKTAVNVSNLGTGIYFIRVLGNGIDIRKKISVR from the coding sequence ATGAAAAAACTTAGACTTTTTGTGATGGCAGCCATTTGCTGTGTCGCATTTAGTGCACATGCCCAATACGATTGGGATGGTGTGCCAATTCCAGCTGAACTTCCTGAAGGAATGGTATGGGAATTAGACCCTGTTTCTGATGGATTTAACTATCAATCGAACAGTTCCAACAGAGGAGAAGAATTTGATAGCCGATGGAATGAATTGTATATCAATGGCTTCTCAGGACCTTCTGCCACTTCTTATCACAAAGATCACTTTTGGACATCAGATGGTAATTTGGTCATTCATGCTGCAAAAGATAATCAGAATATTATCTATACAGGCTGTATTTCATCAAAAGCAGCCTTCAGTTATCCAATGTTTATGGAAGCTAGAGTGAAACAACCTAGTTGTATGTTAGCGGCAAACATCTGGATGATTAGTCAAGATGAAACAGAAGAATTGGATATGTTGGAATCGTATCCAAATGTTCAAGAAGATGGAGGTTGGTTAGATCAGAGAATTCACTTATCTCACCATACATTCATTAGAGATCCTTTCCAAGATTACCAACCACGTGATGAGCACGGAGTAAAAGGTACTTGGTACTGGGAAGAAGATAGAACTACATGGCACGACGACTGGTTGAGAATTGGTGTGTATTGGGTAAATCCTCATCATGTTGAATATTATATCAACGGTCGTTGGGTAAGAACAGTGAAGAGTCATGAACACTCTTACTTAGACGAAAAAGGAGAGTTACAAACAGTTTATACTGAATTTGATGCCTTAGATAAATTTGGATATACTGAAGGAACAGGTTTAAGTAAACCTCAGCATATCATTATCAATATGGAGCAACAAGATTGGTTGACAGAGTTGAATATTTGGCCAACAAATGAAGATTTAGATGATGCCAACGGAAGAAACTTCTATTTAATTGACTGGGTGAGATTATATAATGTCATTCCAGAAACAGGTGTAGTTCCTGTGGAAGAAGTGTCAATTTCTGAACAAGAAATTATCTTACAACCTGGGGAAACATTTGATCTTGATCATGTGATTTTACCTGCTAATGCCACTAAAAAAGCAGTTTCTTGGACGACAAGTAACCCAATGATTGCTACTGTTAATGGAGAAGGTGTTGTGAGAGCAATATCAAAAGGTATTGTGACTGCAGATGTAACGACTCAAGATGGTGGTTTCTTTGCTCGTTGTAAAGTAGAAGTAGTAGGAGATGCAGTTCCAAACCCTGTGCAAAGCATCGATATTGCAGAAACTTCTGTAACGTTAAATGTAGGACAGGATATCACTATTGATCCTATTTTCACTCCAGCAGATGCAACAGATCAAAGAGTACTTTGGGAGTCAGAAAATCCTTCAGTAGCCTTTGTAGGGGCAAACGGTTTAATTGCTCCTCTAAAAGCAGGTACCACTACAGTAACTGTAATTTCTCAAGATGGCGGACATTCTGACCATATTGAAGTAACAGTTTTAGAAGCAGAAATTGATACTGTTTATGTAACGGGAGTAAGTGTAACTCCAACTGTAGGAACAGTAACCGAAGGAGATGTATTAAGTTTGAGTGCGGTTGTTGCACCAGCTAATGCAACGTTTAAATCTGTTTCTTGGTCATCAAGTGATGAGGGCATTGCTACTGTTTCGCCTAATGGTACGGTAACGGGTGTGACTCAAGGTACAGTATCTATTACAGCTACTACTTCAGATGGAGGTTTTACTTCATCAGCAACCATCACTGTAGAAGAAAAAGTGTGTGTTCCAGAAACACCAACAGTAATTATAACATCATCAGAGACGTCTGCTAAAGTAGGAGAGTGTATTCAATTAACGACTCAGACAGTTGGAGAAACGTGTGATGGTACCACTTTAGATCAATCAGTAAATTATGTATCTAGTAATACTTCGGTAGCTACTGTAGATACAAATGGATCTGTTTGTTTTGTGGCAGAAGGAACAGCAACAATATCAATAACTAGTGTTGAAGGTGGAGATGCAGTAACAGTTCAAGTAACAGGTACTTCGGATACTGTGGTGACTCCTCCAAACCATAGTGTTATTGAAGCGGAAGATTTTGTAGCTACAGGTGGAGCTTATGGAGGATTTGAAATTTATTCTGTGAATGGGGTAACGGCCACTAATTACAATCAAACAGGTGATTGGGCAGAATATGTAGTTCAATTCGACGGTGAGTATGAACTAGAATTCTTTGTAGGAACAGCAGTATCAGGAGCAGCGATTAAAGTATATGTTGATGATGTTGAAGTAGGTACTTATAATGTACCCAACAACGGAAATTGGGATGGTTTTGAATCTGTGAAAGCAACAGATAACATCACTTTAACAGGTAACAATAAAATTAAATTAGAAGGTGCTGGTTCTAATGGTTGGGAATGGAATATGGATTATTTCACTTTAACACCAACAACATCAGGAGGAGCACCAGATCCAATTTATGTAACAGGAGTGTCTTTAGATCAGACAGCAATATCATTAATTGCTGGAAGTTCTGCTACTTTATCGGAAACAGTAGCACCAGCTAATGCAGATGATACATCAGTAATTTGGTATTCAGATAACGATGCAATCGCTACAGTATCAAATGGTGTGGTTACGGCAGTAAGTGCAGGTACTACTACGATAACAGTAGAAACTAATGATGGTAATTATACTGCAGTGGCACAAGTAACAGTAGCTCCTGTCACGGTTGAAGATCATGAAATAATTGTTGAAGCTGAATTATTTGATGCAACAGGTGGTACAACAAACGATGCTGCTTGGGGTGGACCAGGAAATGGAGTAAATGCTACAGCGAACAACATCAATTGGGTGAACTCAGGTGATTGGACAACTTACACTGTTAATGTTCCAGCAGATGGTATTTATTCTATTGAATACTTTATATCTACACCATCAGATAACGCACAAATTACTTTAGAAATAGATGGATTAACTACGGTGACAGATGTTCCAAACAATGGACAATGGGATGCTTACACAAGTTTAGACGGTGGTGCAATTGCCTTAACAGCAGGAACACATACACTAACAATTACAGCTTCAGGCTCCCACGCTTGGCAATGGAATTTAGATAAGGTAGTATTTACGACTTCATCTTCTGCTAGATTTGCTGAAGTAGTTGTACCAGAACAACCTGAAGTAACATTATATCCTGTGCCAGCTTCGGATGTTTTAAATATTGTAGGTTTACCACAAGGTGATTATACAGTAGCAATCTTCAATGTTTCTGGAGTTCCAGTATCTACACAGAATGTAAGTGCATCTTCTAAAACAGCGGTGAATGTTTCTAATTTGGGAACAGGAATCTACTTTATCAGAGTACTTGGTAATGGAATAGATATTAGAAAGAAAATTAGTGTTAGATAA
- a CDS encoding polysaccharide lyase family 7 protein yields the protein MTKLINLFLLVGCILFIGCSSNTKKINDEASDIKEYPNDVIPFMSNWKILLGDGTRSDDLTKFAKKDFFYVQNDGNTDWVVYKTPNSGITSKTSSNTRTELGEKKRWYPKDGGRLTGTLKVQHVSTLGDARVAASYSVVIGQIHSDEGHENEPLKIFYKKFPGHQKGSVFWNYEINTEGDNGKRWDYSQAVWGYDMSVVGHQKDQSPEEPKEGIALGEEFSYEVNVYKGIMYLTFKSEGHPTVRFTKNLLSSEFETYDKIPDQIHELYASIGRDGIEKNEAYAGEKQIFKQGAYNQTNGKDPNANIVWHTGADSFGGDIQKQYANGAYAEVWFREASLGEGYLPQ from the coding sequence ATGACTAAATTAATCAACCTGTTTTTATTAGTAGGGTGCATTCTATTTATTGGGTGTTCATCAAATACTAAAAAAATAAATGATGAAGCTTCTGACATAAAAGAATACCCTAATGATGTCATTCCATTTATGTCGAATTGGAAAATACTATTGGGCGATGGAACCCGATCAGACGATCTTACGAAATTTGCAAAGAAAGACTTTTTCTATGTTCAAAATGATGGAAATACGGATTGGGTAGTTTATAAAACACCTAATTCCGGTATTACTTCAAAAACATCTAGTAATACAAGAACTGAATTAGGTGAAAAGAAAAGATGGTACCCTAAAGATGGCGGAAGACTAACAGGGACACTAAAAGTACAACACGTTTCTACATTAGGAGATGCAAGAGTAGCTGCTTCCTATTCGGTAGTTATTGGACAAATTCATAGTGATGAAGGACATGAAAATGAACCTTTAAAGATCTTCTATAAAAAGTTTCCTGGTCATCAGAAAGGATCTGTGTTTTGGAATTATGAGATTAACACAGAAGGTGATAATGGAAAAAGATGGGATTATTCTCAAGCAGTTTGGGGATATGATATGTCTGTTGTTGGACATCAAAAAGACCAATCTCCGGAAGAACCTAAAGAAGGAATTGCCTTGGGAGAGGAGTTTTCTTACGAAGTCAATGTCTATAAAGGAATAATGTATCTAACGTTTAAAAGCGAAGGACATCCGACTGTTCGCTTCACTAAAAATTTGCTATCATCAGAATTTGAGACTTATGATAAAATTCCTGATCAAATACATGAGTTATATGCTTCTATTGGTCGTGATGGCATAGAGAAGAACGAAGCTTATGCAGGAGAAAAGCAGATTTTCAAACAAGGAGCCTATAATCAGACAAACGGGAAAGATCCTAACGCAAATATTGTGTGGCATACAGGAGCGGACTCTTTTGGAGGAGATATACAGAAACAATATGCTAATGGAGCCTATGCTGAAGTGTGGTTTAGGGAAGCTAGCTTAGGTGAGGGGTATTTACCTCAATAA
- a CDS encoding tetratricopeptide repeat protein has translation MNRSIKIIITCIFLFFLFFENSFAQDFTANYNTGKLAYEKKNYNKAIQSLQTARLQGKESVGDTHPDYIHTIEYLALSYQSQNDLGNANIYFQSLEKLLYKSGNSVSEKMSETQIRIADNSLHMKNFAQASIYYEKGVATTEKVAGKDSKAYASALHKNALLYVKGRKYKEADGMYRTLNPIAEKHLKGTAEFASILSEQADISMGLKHVEEASIQLSMAISEYEKINAPKSSYVGLYLKEATLLEKTGKNAEAITAYKKYAKNLGEAYGIDNKKYLSEVERLAVHVDMKLHSEKDAYGFIKMKSEGIKKKNGEESLEAAITYIELAELEINQKQIDVALSNTEKALAIYEAKGKTKSPEGIAALITKARIMNIKDAPEAEETYKKIIADTESALGKEHTTYGKALDSLAFFYIEAKRFEEAEKAITEGMTAREKSVGKQHIDYGNSLYSLATLYSSQDSLEKAEKALIQVSKVREAYYGALTLEHATCIKELGDLYKDMGEEKSAAALKTYRRAINLFEGIGMKDSDIVRDIYKSIDHINTR, from the coding sequence ATGAACCGATCAATAAAGATTATCATTACATGTATTTTTCTTTTTTTTCTATTTTTTGAAAATAGTTTTGCCCAGGATTTTACTGCAAATTACAATACCGGGAAATTAGCGTACGAAAAGAAAAATTATAACAAAGCTATTCAAAGCTTACAAACTGCTAGACTTCAAGGTAAAGAATCTGTTGGGGATACCCATCCCGATTATATTCATACTATTGAATACTTGGCGTTGTCTTATCAATCTCAGAACGATCTTGGTAATGCAAATATCTATTTTCAATCTTTAGAAAAGCTACTCTACAAATCTGGGAATTCTGTTTCCGAAAAGATGTCGGAAACACAAATTAGAATTGCAGATAATAGCCTACACATGAAAAATTTTGCTCAAGCAAGTATTTATTATGAAAAAGGCGTAGCAACTACAGAAAAAGTAGCCGGAAAAGATTCTAAAGCCTATGCTTCTGCTTTGCATAAAAATGCACTTCTTTATGTAAAAGGAAGAAAGTACAAAGAGGCAGACGGAATGTATAGAACTTTAAACCCTATTGCTGAAAAACATCTTAAAGGAACTGCTGAATTCGCTAGTATCTTATCGGAACAAGCAGATATTTCTATGGGATTGAAGCATGTAGAGGAAGCCTCTATACAATTAAGTATGGCAATTTCTGAATATGAAAAAATAAATGCTCCAAAATCGTCTTATGTTGGGTTATACCTAAAAGAAGCTACTCTTCTAGAAAAAACAGGTAAAAATGCAGAGGCAATTACGGCCTATAAAAAATATGCTAAGAACCTTGGAGAAGCTTATGGTATCGACAATAAAAAATACCTTTCTGAGGTAGAAAGATTGGCGGTGCATGTAGATATGAAACTTCATTCTGAAAAAGATGCTTACGGTTTTATCAAAATGAAATCTGAAGGTATCAAAAAGAAAAATGGAGAAGAAAGCCTTGAGGCTGCAATTACGTATATAGAATTAGCTGAGTTAGAAATCAATCAAAAACAAATTGATGTTGCTTTATCAAATACTGAAAAAGCATTGGCTATCTATGAGGCGAAAGGAAAAACAAAATCACCGGAAGGTATTGCTGCTTTAATTACGAAAGCAAGAATAATGAACATCAAAGATGCTCCGGAAGCTGAAGAAACTTATAAAAAAATTATTGCCGATACTGAATCTGCTTTAGGTAAAGAACATACTACTTATGGTAAAGCCTTGGATAGTTTAGCATTCTTCTACATCGAAGCAAAACGTTTCGAAGAAGCTGAAAAAGCCATCACAGAAGGTATGACTGCTAGAGAAAAAAGTGTAGGTAAACAACATATCGATTACGGCAATTCTTTATACAGTTTAGCCACACTTTACTCGAGTCAAGATAGTTTAGAAAAGGCTGAAAAAGCATTGATTCAAGTTTCTAAAGTTCGAGAAGCCTATTATGGTGCCCTAACTTTAGAACACGCTACGTGTATTAAAGAACTAGGCGATTTATATAAAGATATGGGCGAAGAAAAATCGGCTGCTGCTTTAAAAACCTACCGTAGAGCTATTAATTTATTCGAAGGTATTGGTATGAAGGACAGCGATATTGTAAGAGATATTTATAAGAGTATTGATCATATTAATACGAGATAA